In one Candidatus Planktophila vernalis genomic region, the following are encoded:
- a CDS encoding carbohydrate kinase family protein produces MKKILCIGDLALDVISQLKEPINYGNDTASRISSHPGGQAANVSTWITRTHSKAQLVARVGNDPVGFALISDLDKYGVEHMNLMHSGRPTGVVVILVDANGERTMFPDNGANADLEVSDLPPLDDVDGVYLSGYALLDFRSRDAVLSMIAKIKAAGKPIYFDPTTTGAMKIVSRDEVLSWVKLMDGILLNSEEALYLGDAKDVETAEKNLTAYTPLVVIKLGSRGAMAVHGDIVAKVSAVTTNVVDTTGAGDSFAAGFIPKWLETNDLQASLSAGTALAAKCVATVGARPPLD; encoded by the coding sequence ATGAAAAAGATTTTGTGTATTGGCGATCTAGCCCTAGATGTTATTTCCCAGCTCAAAGAGCCAATCAACTACGGCAATGACACTGCCAGCAGAATTTCTAGCCACCCAGGCGGACAAGCTGCAAATGTTTCAACGTGGATTACTCGCACACACTCCAAAGCTCAGTTAGTTGCCCGTGTTGGCAATGATCCTGTTGGTTTTGCCCTTATCTCTGATTTAGATAAATACGGCGTGGAGCACATGAATTTGATGCACTCAGGCCGCCCAACCGGTGTTGTAGTTATTTTGGTCGATGCCAATGGTGAGCGCACAATGTTTCCAGACAACGGTGCTAACGCCGACCTTGAAGTAAGTGACTTGCCTCCGCTAGATGATGTCGATGGCGTGTATTTGAGTGGTTATGCACTTCTAGATTTTCGCAGTCGTGACGCCGTTCTTTCTATGATTGCAAAGATCAAGGCAGCTGGAAAGCCAATTTATTTTGATCCAACTACAACTGGAGCGATGAAGATTGTTTCCCGTGATGAAGTTTTATCCTGGGTCAAACTCATGGATGGAATTCTTCTTAACTCTGAAGAAGCTCTCTATCTAGGTGATGCTAAAGATGTTGAAACGGCAGAAAAGAATCTAACTGCTTACACACCACTTGTTGTCATCAAATTAGGTTCTCGTGGCGCTATGGCTGTTCATGGCGACATCGTTGCAAAGGTGTCTGCCGTCACTACCAATGTGGTCGACACAACAGGTGCTGGAGATTCATTTGCTGCTGGATTTATTCCAAAGTGGCTAGAAACAAATGATTTACAGGCATCCCTTTCAGCCGGAACTGCATTGGCGGCAAAGTGTGTAGCAACTGTTGGGGCGCGCCCTCCCCTAGATTAA
- a CDS encoding pseudouridine-5'-phosphate glycosidase → MKSAIKYSTQVSAAIAAGTPIVALESTIISHGLPRPSNLLVAQECESIIRARGAVPATIALLDGVVHIGLEASELDAIANRDDISKASSRDLAIIIAQGKSAATTVAATAHIAAIAGIKVFATGGLGGVHRGANESFDESADLTALSQLDMTVVCAGVKSILDVHATLERLETLAIGIVGYKTNRFPGFYLTDSGFEIEHRVDSAEEIAAIVNARSQVATSNHALIVTNPVEKQMDKARHDEILATGMANAARDGIDGKYVTPYLLEHFHTASKGESLAINTEIIKSNCALAADIAMALK, encoded by the coding sequence ATGAAGAGTGCAATTAAGTATTCAACGCAGGTTTCTGCTGCAATTGCAGCCGGAACACCCATCGTTGCACTCGAATCTACGATTATTAGCCATGGTTTGCCACGCCCATCCAATCTTTTAGTTGCCCAAGAGTGCGAAAGCATTATTCGAGCACGCGGAGCCGTCCCGGCCACAATCGCACTCCTTGATGGCGTTGTTCATATCGGTCTTGAAGCAAGTGAGCTTGATGCCATTGCTAATCGTGATGATATTTCTAAAGCTTCCAGTCGTGATTTAGCCATCATCATTGCTCAAGGCAAGAGCGCGGCAACAACAGTTGCTGCCACAGCTCACATTGCAGCAATTGCTGGAATCAAAGTATTTGCAACCGGTGGTCTTGGCGGTGTTCACAGAGGTGCCAATGAATCATTTGATGAATCTGCAGATTTAACTGCGCTCTCACAGTTAGATATGACCGTTGTCTGTGCCGGAGTGAAATCAATTCTTGATGTTCATGCCACGCTAGAGCGCCTTGAAACCTTAGCTATTGGCATCGTTGGTTATAAAACCAACCGCTTCCCTGGTTTCTACTTAACTGATTCAGGCTTTGAAATCGAACACCGCGTTGATTCAGCCGAAGAAATCGCCGCAATCGTTAATGCTAGAAGCCAAGTTGCAACTTCTAACCACGCATTGATTGTTACTAACCCAGTTGAGAAGCAGATGGATAAAGCGCGCCATGATGAAATCTTGGCAACTGGTATGGCAAATGCTGCCCGCGATGGAATTGATGGAAAGTATGTAACACCATACTTACTTGAGCATTTTCACACCGCGAGCAAAGGTGAATCACTTGCCATTAATACTGAAATCATTAAATCTAACTGCGCATTAGCTGCAGATATTGCGATGGCGCTTAAATGA
- the rplS gene encoding 50S ribosomal protein L19, whose protein sequence is MNILDAVDAASLRKDIPQFRAGDELKIHVRVIEGSKSRLQVFQGIVIRRQGDGVRETFTIRKVSYGVGVERTFPVHTPVIEKIELVKKGEVRRAKLYYLRDLRGKAAKIREKRDGVEGYGDGILSTPEPIAAVVPAAAVVEEVVEAQVAVAPVVEEVVEAPVVEAVVEAPVAEEVVEETPKAE, encoded by the coding sequence ATGAACATTCTTGACGCCGTAGATGCAGCATCGCTGCGCAAAGACATCCCACAGTTTCGTGCTGGTGATGAGCTCAAGATTCACGTCCGTGTTATCGAAGGTAGCAAGAGCCGTCTTCAGGTTTTCCAGGGAATCGTTATCCGTCGCCAAGGTGATGGAGTTCGCGAGACTTTCACAATCCGTAAAGTTTCTTACGGTGTTGGCGTAGAGCGCACATTCCCAGTTCACACTCCAGTTATTGAAAAGATTGAATTAGTAAAGAAGGGCGAAGTACGTCGCGCCAAGCTTTACTACCTACGCGATCTACGCGGTAAGGCTGCAAAGATTCGCGAAAAGCGCGATGGCGTTGAAGGTTACGGTGATGGAATTCTTTCAACACCAGAACCAATCGCAGCGGTAGTTCCAGCAGCTGCTGTTGTTGAGGAAGTTGTTGAAGCGCAAGTAGCAGTGGCACCTGTTGTTGAAGAAGTTGTAGAGGCTCCAGTAGTTGAAGCGGTTGTTGAAGCTCCAGTTGCTGAAGAAGTTGTTGAAGAAACTCCTAAAGCCGAATAA
- a CDS encoding MFS transporter — translation MFSAYTTLFRTPGAMKFSISGLIGRMPISMDSLALIFIVVAVSDSYALAGALSAVASIVISIANPFWSRLADRIGQRKMLMRVVPMKIIGLSLFIALVMNGAPVWTWFVSIILAELAAINTGGLVRRRWLHVLSPDKSTTAEDETDKHVVNTAYSYEALMDEVVFIVGPITATACATSIAPAAGLIAGMILMSIGLPLFAMQRATEPPPSPVRVKDPHPPVIGIPIVQAIALATTFTGGFFGAISITVVGFAESQGAKSYSGLLLGIWASGSAVMAIINGLIKWKTPYVGRFLIFLTALTTLSIPFIFVDSIFWLAIALFFNGFAIAPLIVNAYGVVQEVVPSEQITESFTWVVAGMPLGGAISSALGGWIIDTYGAQTAFWVPLGFMCAALLATLPYFRVYKGLIHYSLNRD, via the coding sequence ATGTTCTCGGCATATACAACCCTGTTTCGCACTCCGGGAGCGATGAAGTTTTCTATTTCAGGCCTCATCGGCCGAATGCCGATTTCTATGGATTCATTAGCCCTAATTTTTATTGTTGTGGCAGTCAGTGATTCCTATGCATTAGCTGGGGCGCTAAGCGCAGTTGCCTCCATTGTTATCTCTATTGCAAACCCATTTTGGTCAAGGCTTGCAGATCGCATTGGGCAACGAAAGATGTTAATGAGAGTCGTGCCAATGAAAATCATTGGTCTTTCACTCTTTATCGCACTCGTGATGAATGGAGCACCGGTCTGGACTTGGTTTGTATCAATCATTTTGGCTGAGCTTGCTGCAATCAACACTGGCGGCTTAGTACGCCGCCGTTGGCTTCATGTCTTAAGTCCTGATAAATCAACAACGGCTGAAGATGAAACAGATAAGCATGTGGTGAATACCGCTTACTCCTATGAAGCTTTAATGGATGAAGTTGTATTTATCGTTGGTCCAATTACTGCCACCGCATGTGCAACATCGATTGCACCAGCTGCAGGTCTAATCGCTGGAATGATTTTGATGTCTATCGGTCTGCCACTCTTTGCAATGCAACGGGCAACTGAGCCGCCACCATCACCGGTGCGCGTTAAGGATCCTCATCCCCCAGTTATTGGAATACCAATCGTTCAGGCCATTGCACTTGCCACCACTTTCACTGGCGGCTTCTTTGGAGCTATCTCAATTACGGTTGTTGGATTTGCCGAAAGCCAAGGAGCCAAGTCTTATTCTGGTTTGCTCCTAGGCATTTGGGCATCTGGCAGCGCAGTCATGGCCATCATTAATGGACTGATTAAATGGAAAACTCCATACGTTGGCCGTTTTCTAATCTTCTTAACTGCGCTGACTACATTATCGATTCCATTTATATTTGTGGATTCAATATTCTGGCTAGCCATAGCCCTGTTCTTTAATGGCTTTGCTATCGCGCCATTGATTGTTAATGCCTATGGTGTTGTGCAAGAGGTAGTGCCCAGTGAACAGATCACTGAATCATTTACTTGGGTCGTTGCCGGTATGCCGTTAGGTGGTGCAATCTCTAGCGCACTCGGCGGATGGATCATCGATACCTACGGGGCGCAAACGGCTTTCTGGGTGCCCCTGGGATTTATGTGTGCAGCTTTATTAGCCACACTGCCCTACTTTCGCGTTTATAAGGGGCTCATCCATTACTCTCTGAACCGTGACTGA
- a CDS encoding alkaline phosphatase family protein — MNVHLSQITPSIFTSLGLSTSEDLLAIGPSPSGRELLFLIDGFGADVIEKYADVMPTIARLTKFSTIQTSFPSTTATSLATLMTGTLPGVHGMLGYTVQVPRSGGRILNALKWDERVDPINWQPVPTLFERAVAENINVTHVAAKRYENSGFTRAVFRGANYKGANVSTDLIAETKAALQKTPSFVYLYVNDLDVAGHSDGVGSEKWLAALGMIDQMFSNLMKEMPHGTRIWLTSDHGMVNASEKIIIGQDNPLLEGVAVIGGEPRARHLYLSPDNDSVSARSELASRWQEYLGERATVLTRESAITLELFGSDVSADALDRMGEVIAIAQSAVVLLDPERADKEGAMVGHHGGDSQMESEVGLLTTTLS, encoded by the coding sequence ATGAACGTGCATTTATCCCAGATAACTCCATCGATCTTTACATCCTTGGGGCTATCGACTTCTGAAGACCTTTTAGCGATTGGGCCTTCACCCAGCGGGCGTGAACTTCTATTTCTTATCGATGGCTTTGGCGCAGATGTTATTGAAAAATACGCAGATGTCATGCCAACTATCGCCCGGCTCACAAAGTTTTCAACTATTCAAACTTCTTTTCCATCAACTACTGCCACCTCATTAGCAACGCTCATGACTGGAACTTTGCCTGGCGTGCACGGAATGCTCGGATACACCGTGCAAGTTCCACGCAGTGGCGGTCGAATCCTTAACGCTCTTAAATGGGATGAGCGCGTTGATCCCATCAACTGGCAGCCAGTTCCCACTTTGTTTGAGCGCGCAGTTGCCGAAAACATCAACGTCACACATGTTGCAGCCAAACGCTATGAGAACTCTGGCTTCACACGAGCAGTCTTTCGCGGAGCCAACTACAAGGGTGCAAATGTTTCAACAGATTTAATTGCAGAGACTAAAGCAGCACTACAAAAGACACCTTCTTTTGTCTATCTCTATGTCAATGATTTAGATGTAGCAGGACATAGTGATGGCGTTGGAAGTGAGAAGTGGTTAGCAGCACTTGGAATGATTGATCAAATGTTTTCAAACCTCATGAAAGAGATGCCACATGGCACCCGCATTTGGCTCACTTCAGATCATGGAATGGTCAATGCAAGTGAGAAGATAATTATTGGACAAGACAATCCATTGTTAGAGGGTGTGGCAGTCATTGGGGGAGAACCAAGAGCAAGACATCTCTATCTCTCACCAGATAACGACAGCGTGAGTGCACGAAGTGAATTAGCCAGCAGGTGGCAGGAGTATTTGGGCGAAAGAGCAACAGTTCTTACTCGCGAAAGTGCAATCACTTTAGAGCTATTTGGAAGTGATGTGAGTGCTGATGCATTAGATCGCATGGGTGAAGTGATAGCTATTGCTCAAAGCGCAGTTGTTTTACTTGATCCAGAGCGCGCTGATAAGGAAGGTGCGATGGTGGGACACCACGGCGGAGATAGTCAGATGGAGTCTGAAGTTGGGTTATTAACTACAACGTTAAGTTGA
- a CDS encoding inositol monophosphatase family protein, with protein MSINDELLALALDIAKQAGRLLVDRPASWELTSKSTAIDIATQMDIASEKLIVNAILAARPDDGIIGEEGADRVSTSGYTWVIDPVDGTVNYFYGLPGWNISIAVKDSEGTVAGVVHAPTIDATWHATRGGGAFLNNLPISCNEPIELNRALIATGFAYELKDRINQLDLVNQLVPKIRDIRRMGAAATDLCCVATGMVDGYIETGLKEWDLAAGALIATEAGAVVTTHSWRGMELTVAGGAHLHAGLMREIPA; from the coding sequence GTGAGTATTAATGATGAACTCTTAGCGCTGGCTTTGGATATTGCCAAGCAAGCTGGCCGATTACTTGTTGATAGACCAGCCTCTTGGGAGTTAACTTCTAAATCAACTGCGATAGATATTGCAACACAGATGGATATTGCAAGTGAAAAACTCATTGTTAACGCCATTCTTGCCGCCCGCCCAGATGATGGGATCATTGGTGAAGAAGGCGCAGATAGGGTGAGTACATCCGGTTACACCTGGGTGATAGATCCAGTAGATGGAACTGTTAACTATTTCTATGGCCTACCTGGTTGGAACATCAGTATTGCCGTTAAAGATTCTGAAGGAACAGTGGCAGGTGTGGTGCACGCACCCACGATTGATGCCACATGGCATGCAACCCGTGGTGGCGGTGCTTTCCTCAATAACCTACCGATTTCCTGCAATGAACCCATTGAATTAAACCGAGCTTTAATTGCAACTGGTTTTGCATATGAACTCAAAGATCGAATTAACCAATTAGATTTAGTCAATCAATTAGTTCCAAAGATTAGAGATATTCGCCGAATGGGAGCTGCTGCAACTGATCTGTGTTGTGTGGCAACGGGAATGGTGGATGGCTATATCGAAACTGGATTAAAGGAGTGGGATTTAGCGGCTGGAGCTCTGATTGCCACTGAGGCTGGGGCAGTTGTCACCACGCATTCATGGCGGGGGATGGAGTTAACGGTGGCTGGCGGTGCCCACCTGCATGCTGGGCTCATGCGGGAGATTCCCGCCTAG
- the abc-f gene encoding ribosomal protection-like ABC-F family protein has product MISTQALELRAGARLLVKGVTVRINSGDRIGFVGRNGAGKSTLAKVLAGETMPAGGAVNRTGKIGYLPQDPRTGDEPGTVIERILSARDLDQISHRMRAVEEEMATAQGEALEKAMDRYTRVEHEFSAAGGYAATAEAEAIATSLGVTEAVFAHELSTLSGGQRRRIELARILFSGAETLLLDEPTNHLDADSIMWLREFLAKYSGGLVIISHDVNLIETVVNKVFYLDANRNVIDVYNLGWKAYLLQREQDEHRRKKERANAEKRAEILQKQGEKMRAKASKATAAQGMLRRAEKLRSGLEDVRVNDKVARLRFPTPAPCGKTPLSGEELSKSYGSLEIFTDVSCVIDKGSRVVILGLNGAGKTTLLRILAGELESDTGKVEQGHGLKIGYYAQEHESLDFERTVLENMMSATPDLREPEARNTLGSFLFIGDDVHKPVKVLSGGERTRLALAVLVVSAANVLLLDEPTNNLDPASRAEILGALAEYQGSVIMVSHDEGAVQSLKPERVILLPDGDEDLWKEEYFDLVSID; this is encoded by the coding sequence GTGATTTCAACCCAAGCGCTAGAACTTCGAGCAGGTGCTCGCCTGCTGGTTAAAGGCGTAACTGTGCGTATCAATAGCGGTGACCGCATTGGTTTTGTGGGTAGAAACGGTGCAGGTAAATCCACTCTTGCAAAAGTATTAGCAGGTGAAACTATGCCTGCAGGTGGTGCGGTAAATCGCACAGGAAAAATCGGTTACCTGCCACAAGATCCACGCACTGGCGATGAACCTGGCACAGTAATCGAGCGCATTCTCTCTGCCCGTGATTTAGATCAGATTTCACATCGCATGCGCGCTGTGGAAGAAGAGATGGCAACTGCCCAAGGTGAAGCCCTTGAAAAAGCAATGGATCGCTACACCCGCGTTGAACATGAGTTCAGCGCTGCCGGTGGTTATGCAGCAACTGCTGAAGCAGAAGCGATTGCAACATCTTTAGGTGTTACAGAGGCAGTCTTTGCGCACGAGCTCTCCACACTCTCAGGTGGTCAACGCCGCCGTATTGAATTAGCACGCATTCTCTTTAGTGGCGCTGAGACTTTGCTTCTTGATGAGCCAACTAACCACTTAGATGCTGACTCCATTATGTGGCTGCGCGAGTTTTTAGCTAAATACTCCGGCGGCCTTGTCATCATCTCCCACGATGTGAACTTGATTGAAACCGTTGTTAATAAAGTTTTCTATCTCGATGCCAACCGCAACGTGATCGATGTCTATAACTTGGGTTGGAAGGCATACCTTCTCCAGCGCGAGCAAGATGAGCACCGTCGTAAGAAGGAGCGCGCTAACGCTGAAAAGCGTGCAGAGATTTTGCAGAAGCAGGGCGAGAAGATGCGTGCAAAGGCATCGAAGGCAACTGCTGCCCAAGGCATGTTACGTAGAGCTGAAAAACTTCGCAGCGGTCTAGAAGATGTGCGCGTCAATGACAAAGTTGCACGTCTACGCTTCCCAACTCCTGCCCCATGTGGCAAGACTCCCCTTTCTGGTGAAGAGCTTTCAAAGTCTTATGGCTCACTTGAAATCTTTACCGATGTTTCCTGTGTGATTGATAAAGGCTCTCGTGTTGTAATCCTTGGACTTAACGGTGCTGGAAAGACAACACTTCTTAGAATTCTGGCCGGCGAACTTGAATCTGATACCGGAAAAGTTGAACAAGGCCACGGTCTAAAGATTGGTTACTACGCCCAGGAACATGAATCCCTGGACTTTGAGCGCACAGTTCTAGAAAACATGATGTCTGCAACGCCAGATCTGCGTGAACCAGAAGCCCGTAACACTTTAGGTTCATTCCTTTTCATCGGCGATGATGTTCACAAGCCCGTCAAGGTTCTCTCCGGTGGTGAGCGAACACGCCTTGCTCTAGCTGTTCTCGTTGTCTCTGCAGCAAATGTATTGCTCCTTGATGAGCCAACAAATAACTTAGATCCAGCATCTCGCGCTGAAATCCTTGGAGCACTTGCTGAGTATCAAGGCTCAGTCATCATGGTTTCTCACGATGAGGGCGCTGTGCAATCACTAAAGCCTGAGCGCGTTATCTTGTTGCCAGATGGCGATGAGGATCTATGGAAAGAAGAGTACTTCGACTTAGTTTCTATCGACTAA
- a CDS encoding ribonuclease HII: MKVIEQLLIQSGISPIAGVDEAGRGACAGPLVIAAVVLKDPFAPELAPVRDSKEISEGKREEVFELIESIASSISVVIVPAEEVDARGVHAANLDGMRRAVNGLDVIPAYVLTDGYAIEGLGLPNLAVWKGDQVVVSISAASVIAKVTRDRIMRQMDTEFPLYGFAGHKGYITAAHTQALNEHGPCAQHRQSFSNVAALIHKQ; encoded by the coding sequence ATGAAGGTTATTGAGCAGCTGCTCATTCAATCAGGAATCTCTCCTATTGCCGGCGTTGATGAAGCAGGACGCGGGGCATGTGCTGGTCCATTAGTTATCGCAGCCGTTGTTTTAAAAGATCCTTTCGCACCAGAGCTTGCACCTGTGCGCGACTCAAAAGAGATTAGTGAAGGCAAGCGCGAAGAAGTCTTTGAACTTATTGAATCCATTGCATCAAGTATTAGTGTGGTGATTGTGCCAGCTGAGGAAGTTGATGCACGCGGTGTTCACGCAGCAAATCTTGATGGCATGCGCAGAGCAGTCAATGGCCTAGATGTAATACCGGCCTATGTTTTAACTGATGGCTATGCCATTGAAGGTTTAGGTCTTCCTAATTTAGCTGTGTGGAAAGGCGACCAAGTAGTTGTCAGCATTAGCGCTGCCTCGGTCATTGCAAAGGTAACTCGTGATCGCATTATGCGTCAGATGGATACAGAGTTTCCGCTCTATGGTTTTGCTGGACATAAGGGATACATCACTGCAGCTCACACACAAGCCCTGAATGAACATGGGCCTTGTGCACAACACCGTCAGTCCTTTTCAAATGTAGCTGCACTTATTCACAAGCAGTAG
- the lepB gene encoding signal peptidase I gives MRRKGSLLRELPILVVVALVVSLLIKTFLVQFFYIPSGSMENTLQIKDRVAVNKIPFLSRNIARGDVVVFRDPAGWLPEITDYSTNKYVSKLKTGLVAVGVLPNPAKQYLVKRVVGVGGDRVICCDKAGLLTVNGTAIKEPYIFAGNKASEMNFDVTVPKGKVWVMGDHRNASADSRYHQDDINKGFVPLSRITGRVVAVIWPFKHITYVPQINVLK, from the coding sequence ATGCGTCGTAAGGGTTCCCTCCTTCGGGAGCTCCCAATCCTTGTTGTAGTAGCACTTGTTGTCTCCCTGCTTATAAAGACTTTCCTTGTTCAGTTTTTCTATATTCCTTCGGGCTCAATGGAAAACACTCTGCAGATCAAAGACCGAGTTGCTGTTAATAAAATTCCATTCCTCTCGCGCAATATCGCCCGTGGTGATGTTGTAGTTTTCCGCGATCCCGCAGGTTGGCTACCTGAAATCACAGATTATTCAACAAACAAATATGTTTCTAAGTTAAAGACAGGATTAGTTGCAGTTGGTGTGTTGCCTAATCCAGCTAAGCAGTACTTGGTCAAGCGTGTAGTTGGCGTTGGGGGAGATCGAGTCATTTGCTGCGACAAGGCTGGCCTGTTAACAGTTAACGGCACGGCGATCAAAGAGCCTTACATCTTTGCTGGAAATAAGGCCAGTGAAATGAATTTTGATGTCACCGTGCCTAAGGGAAAAGTCTGGGTTATGGGAGATCACCGCAATGCAAGTGCCGACTCCAGATATCACCAAGACGATATCAATAAGGGTTTTGTTCCACTCTCTCGCATTACTGGCCGAGTTGTTGCAGTTATCTGGCCGTTCAAACACATTACTTATGTTCCACAAATTAACGTTTTAAAGTAG
- the sepH gene encoding septation protein SepH: MTELRLNGKNEDGTHLSLHDNDGNEFTVRISDTLRATVNQPRLSAVPEQEADTISIKEIQRRLRAGELAEELARENNIPIEKIERFSGPILQERIYIIDQAQQVSVRKEGSRDPVNLLGVVVSRLAPRNIDLSDLSWNTWRHEDSTWTVELHYPNTSGVGIAQWNFDTTRRVLTSMDENARWMMGDEPPARQMSAPGLVYSDANHPSLREDITPMPEVPRLAVIRELPDDEAARDGVVARAKVPSWDEIMFGIKPTEDQ, translated from the coding sequence GTGACTGAGCTTCGATTAAACGGCAAGAATGAGGACGGTACTCACTTGTCCCTGCACGACAATGATGGCAATGAGTTCACTGTTCGCATTAGCGACACATTGCGTGCCACAGTTAATCAACCTCGTCTTTCTGCAGTTCCAGAACAAGAAGCCGACACAATTTCTATCAAAGAGATTCAACGTCGCTTGCGTGCTGGTGAGTTAGCTGAAGAGTTAGCACGCGAAAATAATATTCCGATTGAAAAAATCGAACGCTTCTCCGGTCCAATCTTGCAAGAGCGCATCTACATCATTGATCAAGCCCAACAAGTCTCTGTTCGCAAAGAAGGAAGCCGCGATCCAGTTAACTTGTTGGGCGTAGTTGTTTCTCGTCTTGCCCCGCGCAATATCGATCTTTCAGATCTTTCCTGGAACACATGGCGCCATGAAGATTCAACTTGGACAGTTGAACTGCATTACCCAAACACCAGTGGTGTGGGAATTGCGCAATGGAACTTTGACACAACTCGTCGTGTGCTCACATCTATGGATGAGAATGCGCGTTGGATGATGGGCGATGAGCCACCAGCACGTCAGATGAGCGCACCGGGTCTTGTCTATTCAGATGCAAATCACCCTTCTTTGCGTGAAGACATCACCCCTATGCCAGAAGTTCCACGCTTGGCAGTTATTCGTGAACTCCCAGATGATGAGGCTGCGCGCGATGGTGTTGTTGCACGAGCAAAGGTTCCTAGCTGGGATGAAATTATGTTCGGCATCAAACCTACTGAAGATCAGTAA
- the dprA gene encoding DNA-processing protein DprA has protein sequence MYIQTPAFLTPFEARAILFSCIEPGHFFWSAEISAHGPLKVLESILSASYPAEKTRAIITSIRVADVGQILYEIEKAGAQFLTPEHEHWPIGVNQLVNPPIGLIVKGDSTCLITDSLAIVGSRKPTNYGANVASEFARGFSDLGWTIISGGAYGIDSYAHRATLHANGRTIAVLATGIEVAYPKSNQKLFNEMSAHGALISELMPHESAMPSRFLVRNRLIASIAKATLVVEAAYKSGSLRTAHDAAELLRPVMAIPGPINSAMSQGCHRLISERAAELITSVADAVEFIGANQ, from the coding sequence ATGTACATACAAACACCAGCATTTTTGACCCCCTTTGAAGCCCGCGCCATTCTCTTCTCATGCATTGAACCTGGACATTTCTTCTGGAGCGCTGAGATCTCTGCGCACGGTCCACTTAAAGTTTTGGAATCCATACTTTCTGCAAGCTACCCAGCGGAGAAAACAAGGGCCATTATTACTTCTATACGTGTGGCTGATGTAGGTCAGATTCTCTATGAGATTGAAAAAGCTGGGGCGCAGTTCTTAACTCCTGAGCACGAGCATTGGCCAATAGGTGTCAACCAACTTGTAAATCCACCCATCGGGTTAATTGTTAAAGGGGATTCAACCTGCTTGATAACTGACTCATTAGCAATCGTAGGCTCTCGCAAACCCACAAACTATGGGGCCAACGTTGCTAGTGAATTTGCTCGTGGTTTCTCAGATTTAGGGTGGACGATTATTAGCGGGGGAGCATATGGAATTGATTCCTATGCCCATCGTGCAACCCTTCATGCAAATGGAAGAACGATTGCAGTTCTGGCAACGGGGATTGAAGTGGCATATCCGAAATCGAATCAAAAACTCTTTAATGAGATGAGTGCACATGGCGCACTCATTAGTGAACTCATGCCACATGAGAGCGCTATGCCATCTAGGTTTCTTGTGCGAAATCGTTTGATTGCATCGATTGCCAAAGCAACCTTGGTGGTTGAAGCGGCCTATAAAAGTGGTTCACTTCGCACCGCACACGATGCCGCCGAACTTCTTCGCCCAGTCATGGCAATTCCTGGACCAATTAACTCTGCAATGAGTCAGGGATGTCATCGCTTAATTAGTGAACGTGCCGCTGAGTTGATCACATCCGTTGCAGATGCAGTGGAGTTCATAGGTGCAAATCAATGA